tgtctttgttccaaatgaccttcactaactcgatctctttccctctcaactgttttatcctggtgtcaccaatgctaattggcggtgtctcgaaagacagatcatccttcaactcaatgtcatccagctcgataacatgtgtcggatccgcaatatatttcctcagttgtgacacgtggaatacatcatgaatgtttgatagaaatggaggtagtgcaatctgataagcgactggtccaattcgacgagtgatctgatacggtccaatgaacttgggcgtaagcttctttgacttgattgctcgaccaactcccgtcgtctgagtaactctcagaaataaatgatctccttcttcgaattccagagttctgcgcctctgatcggcgtaactcttctgtctactctgagaagtcttcatcttctctctgatctgcttgatcttctcagttgtctgttgtagaagttccggtcctaccaacagactttctccgttttggtaccaacacaaaggtgttctacacttgcggccatacaaagcctcatacggtgccatacctatgctcgtatgaaaaattttgttgtatgtgaactcaatcaacggtaacaaggtatcccaactgcccttgttgtctaacacgcaagcgcgtagcaaatcctccaacgactgaattgtcctctcagtctgtccatcagtctgcggatgataagcagaacttagtctcagcctcgttcccaaagcctcttgaagagctccccaaaaatgtgatgtaaacttcgggtctcgatcggatacaatacttgtcggtactccgtgaagtcgtacaatctctgctatatatatctctgatagtttctctacattgtacgtagtcctcaccggtacgaaatgagccgactttgtcagtcgatccacgattacccaaatagaatcgtgtCCCTTCtgggttcttggcaaagccacgacgaaatccatcgatatgctatcccatttccattccggcacatccaagctttgcagcatacctgaagacttctgatgttccacctttgccttctgacatgtcaaacatgcagctacatactcagccacttgtcttttcattcctggccaccaaaaattcaccttcaagtcctggtacatcttcttcattccaggatgaatgcttaacttgctcttgtgaccttcatccacaatcaatcttctcaagtcagggttgttaggcacacaaaccctatccttgcactgTAGGAggttgtcacttcctaccttgaattatgggtctttaccttgacttaccaaattccttttcccgagcagaaactcttcttgtaactgttggtctcggatttcttccatcaattcattggtaattctgatcatcccaaacttcagttctccctcggataatttcacatccaagctcaaatctcgaaattgttccagcagttgcagctccttcaccatcatcgccgagatgtgcatcttcctgctcaaggcatctgCAACAActttcgcctttccaggatgatattgcagggtaaactcgtaatctttgagaaattccatccaccgacgctgcctcatgttcagctccttctgctcaaacaagtacttcaagctcttatgatcactgaatatggtgaaattgcatccatataagtgatgtctccaaatcttcagcgcaaatacgatggcagctagttccaagtcatgagttggataattcttttcatgcaccttcagttgtcttgaagcataagcaactaccttccgatgttgcatcaacacacatcccaaaccttgatgcgaagcatcacagtatacctcataaggttcctctggttgcggtaagatgagtacaggtgacgtcgtcaaccgttccttcatcgtctgaaaactagtttcgcacgcttcagtccatgcaaaaggttggtccttcctcgtcagttgagtcaacggtccaacaaatcttcgcgaaattctcgataaagcgacgatagtatcccgccaaaccgacaaaacttctgatctccgtcactgtcttcggccgttcccatgacaatacggtctctacctttgctgggtccacagctatcccctccttggagatcacatggcctaagaattttacctcttcgagccaaaattcgcacttagaggGATTgacatacaactccttctccctcagcacttgtaaaacttgtcgcaagtgctcctcatggtcttcaacattctttgagtagatcagaatatcgtcgataaacactacgacgaatcgatccaagaatgtatggaaagtcatattcatgtaagccatgaatattgccggtgcatttgtcaccccaaatggcatcactaagtactcatagtgttcATAACGGGTTCTAAATGCCGTCTTCTgaatatcctcggtcttgactctgatttgatgataacccgacttcaggtcgatcttcgagaatattgtagctcctcgtagttgatccatcaaatcatcaattctaggtaacggatacctattcttgacggttaccttgttcagttGCCgctagtcgacacataatctcgattttccgtccttcttcttcaccaataagactggcgctccccaaggtgaaacgcttggtcgtatgaatcccttcgacagaagatcttctagttgggacttcagttccactagctccgcaggtgccatacgatatggtgcaatcgaaatcggccctgttcccggtacgatgtctatagcaaactcactgtcgcgcacaggcggcaatccaggtacatcgccaggaaaaacatccgtgaattctttcaccactggaatactgccaacttctgggttccctttgctctccaagcttagcaaaacagaatactcctgagatccctcgttcaaagcgacgctgatgtgattggcagatagatactcggaaagatccgaatcaggaaataccactctctttcggttgcagtccaaaagacaatgatagcgggacaaccaatccattcctaggataacatctaggttcttaagagttaggcatactaggttagcatggtagatcctattgttatatgttatcggacaatacatgcatgccgaattagcaagtagagtcttggcaggagtagtaactatcagatcgaagctcaaagtagtaataggcagtTTTAATCTGATCGcgcattccctagagataaatgaatgcgttgcaccggaatcaaatAGTATGGATaagagattaccgtcaatctcgcagtcgcctctaatcagtccatcgaccccctcagcatcttcaccatccatggtgtagactctcgcctttgcagcaggtCGCTTCcctcgagcagtgttgacggttggttccgcttttggtagcctgcactgtgcagcagtatgccccaatttgttacagttgtagcattggggtctcgtgtcgggacaagcacgagcgTAATGCCCTGGCTTCCCACACCTGAAGCAAGTTAACTCACTGTTCTGAGTCTGAtccccagaaccaccagcagcacccaccatgggttTGTAAGATCCCGAAGCCGCTCCTCTACcaacaggacgctgatacggcctcctattTTGAAACCTTCCTCTGTTCTGAAAAATTCtgagagctcgacctcatcggccctccagttccagcccggtttagcctccggttcttcatcagttccacttccgtggctttctccaccaatgattggaatcgcatgattcccagtggcctcactgagtcctcaatatccggcctcagtccattaacaaagcgcttgcacatgtagcgctcgttcacgtggtcatgaaagaattggaaatgcttcgccaaggattccagcttcgaagcaaattccggtacagacatacctccctgacggagggttagaaattgtgactcccgctcatcccgagcacttgttggaaagtatttctccaaaAATGCAGTTCGGAAGGAGTTCCAATTGATCTCCTcgtggttggcttccatgatccccttgttgcccttccaccagtactcagcatcaccgagcaacagatatgtcgccatgcccaccttggcaccctcaacagtttgcagaacaccgaaaatcttctcgatttcctggatccagagatccgctgcgtctgggtcagtaccaccagagaactttggtgggttttgcctcctgaagtcattgaggcccttGTTCTGGTCGAGAGTTACCTCTCTTtgacgttgatgctgttcacgtgcttcttcagcagcacgcctcatggcattatcatttgcctgtgcggtaacggcttgggccatagtggccatcatctcagctaactgatttgtattcaccatgttctgttaaaggaagcaaacagtcagtactcatcataagatagcatctagcatcactatacaatatgagtaagcaataacttcaatcaatttttaagcgaaaaatcgcttgcagacaatcaattttcactctttgcagagtcacacaacctagcacagaagacctattccccaacaactcccgaaagactcgaccgtgctctgataccacaatgtaacaccccgatttcggtggcgtcactttagtaaccaaaataaacttaatgcggaaaaacgtgaatattttttttttgataataactaagacaagactaaattaaataaaacccaaatgcgaaaagcaatagaactaatatacaatatataaacagcccccgctgtaaatggcaacctcgtcacgagtaacctccagtgacggaaagaaaagtgtaacgcccgtaggcaatatgtacaaaccaaatgaaaagggtgaagtgtccgcaacaccatccctgccgaaggcactcccactggaatctcctctgagggatcctcgtcctctgaagatgacggtggcggcggtgctcctccgaatcctggtccacagtgaacgcccggtggcaagttgaagctgatagagcatctcctcaacactcctgacctcaagagtcctccactatccacatggtcctccatgatacgccccgaatacgtcgctcgatggctcgcggggtcaaccacccacgacccggggtcgtcctgatcgatcatctcatatctgatcccccccgaagggtggaccattgtgaaccagtccgcaatggacatctgacaaaaggcgttgtccgccaaaacacacacagaagacgcgagggtcaactccaaagaactatgtaaatattaaacccaataggtacagataataaatagccgcttaggcttatagctagggataacatcctagggttgcatattccacaaaacataacaacaataataacacttaacatgttccaagtaagattatcaaatagcaatcacactcatcaactaagtcagtatgcatgttgcatgaaatgatatgcaggttaacccagtcaaccaacatGCAATCcagaacggatggacatcaacggatcagccctagcaccagccacggtgggaccatttcggcccgcgtgcctcttactccaacaacaacagtagtcagatcagccgtaacccgtaggtctgccatttcggtctgctacaagagacgtctacaaacgctcttacacggcattccgggtcttatgaccattttggaaaccgacgacatttggaattctccgaggtccggtatcacgccgtgtattaacctcctatgtatgcatgaatgcaatgtgattaaccaaacaacgtctccgacctcactcgacacgtcgccacgtgttctaggtaaattaatgtctctaaaagcttaccctaaggtaaaagtcgattctgcgacaaaagaccacacttcacaacaacacataactcatgatgatctacaaatcatccgactcatctcaatccgatggtcacactgctcaacgagcacagagtatcacactctcggaaactaacggtttccagaacttatccccaggatagcccaacaacatagctgctccaacagcacaacaacaaacgctgctccaacagcacaacaacaacagctgctccaacagcacaacagcaacatcatactcaacacttggatccgtcgacacttctcgtttttccaaaactaagattttacttccaatgccttccttcgaggttgttatcattacttaaagatttagaggttatttaaggtcttatgagttttctttataaaatagattccattttgtcttatcgcaagtcctATAAGTTCTccggatctcctaatccccaaatcacttccagagaatgtctcgatccactaaacaaaaacaaggcccgaacctcgttcgtcctatcaaactttctcaaaactctcaaaataaaatcggcatgacctgcccgcaatcctcacgattcagaatctcagatctcattgcataagtataattaactcagcacaaccaatcaacatgtcatatatcaatatattaagcaataaccacataacacttagcatataaggcatgcatcacacatcctaaattacccaattagcacttatcatgtaattcactcatcaaaaacattcagtagatgcatcatctacattgtcagccgaagcctcagaaaacattttccaatcacacacaatccagtgcataaacagtaaacaatgtcgaaagcatcgaccctaagcattaactagagattcagtgagaagccctcacctgtaggttctccagaatgatcgtcaaacgcttcctcacactcaaagtgttgttcctcagggaaatcctcaaaagcacctttacaataaaaccacagaatactatcagaatctatcggaaactaagctatcaatgcttactaaggttacccgaagtagtacatactccgaggtatgataaactagcgcgaaaggacaagttttcggaaaaggaaatttcctcctcccccccttaataggttcggccaccttaggtaattaggggactcaatttttcttcgatcaaacttggttcctatgctttcattagccgtaactaagggtattctgaactcggaaaaattatcggatcaaaaactgtcgcaggggtattttggtcatgatttttaacttaggattttcaaaactgaaatcccaaaaaccaaatttgacaaggacgtcaccaacgacgtttatgacaactaatcctactagcactaagctaaggcgatagtttttagcctaaaggttgaagctttactccaaaaactctaaaaataggtatttaaggctaaaattgattccggcggaattccggcgacataacggaaaatctaacccggcagaagtgatcttgggcacataaggaagaggtttagaatcagaaatgaaatattccggatagttttgcaaaaacctcaaaactatcagctcagaaaagtctacagaaaagctatggaaaaagcgatcagaggtaaggattagcgactatacctcgaaaccttgaagcagcaactaacggatcaacgatcaagcaagtaatgaagaaaaactcttcttccttcttccttgttgaagctcgcggccttggagagaaaaatggaggatttttgtgtttttttctcacttgcttgctatatatagaagatggaaattcgcgggaaaatgaaagtttcgcgaatctgatttttccggcgtcattctccgtgaattctaagatatgttttggcaaaagaattccaaaactaaaaaagatgtctccttgtatttttggcaactaatgcatagtcggtgtaaaactattttacccgataagttgctttttgcatcgaatgtcggaatggaaaacttccttctgaagaaagattgaaatcatcaagagaaatgggtgtacgcgtgtagaatcttcatttgatgttccgaatggaaaaagtcctcatagtcggttgattctagggttttgaaataccagggattcggtttcggcaaacttccgatgattggaatcggacgttcgtagatcctagagtttcgcctcgaaacgattttgatataaggaaaaagagaagttctaacatttctctgaagatttttggaattaacttccatcgtgcctaaaagtgaaaattagctatatactagggtttctgacctaggtttcagcgtataacgatcgtgctataacttttatcgatcacgatgcaatccttaaacttttcctgaactttctccttcataaatatatttcattcaataaacttttgttcaggtttcccttcacattacatcaaccctaatcgtgaataagaagtttattcacttagcataagtttgaaaaacttgggccttacagtacTCGCattgttcaaggcttgatgtaaatccctttgcagttgggagtatgcatgacatgtgttggaaatacatttgaaaagaaaaaaatatacgcatggttataaatccttttggaaaacattgcatatttattttatcagatTGTTACTGTAACGcctgaaattcggggcgttacaggtggcggcaacaccggcggtggcggtggtggtgatcgggtggtggcagcgatggtggttgtggtgcggcgatagggtggtggtggtagtggtaaggcggtggtggCTTAGTAGGGTGGCAGCGACGGttgagggtggaggcaatggtggtggtggcgatagggtggtggttgtggtgtcggtggtggcggtagggcggcggtggtggtggtggtggtggtggtggcggcaacaccgacggtggcggtagtggtgatcgggtggtggcagcgatggtggttgtggtgcgacgatagggtggtggtggtggtggtaaggcggtggcggcttagtagggtggcggcgacggttgagggtggaggcaatggtggtggtggcggcgatagggcggtgattatggtggtggtggcggtagggcggcggtcgtggtggtggcggcggcattggtgatcgggtggtggcggcaacaccggtggtggtggtggtgccaatggtggtgtaagttggcagcaatgaaGGGTGGTAGttatggtgacttatacgtcacaactttatcatgccttatccatcactcacatgatagattaaataatacgtcattttaacgtataaggggactttgatggataatcttatacaatacaatgtcatcaccaaacaatggataagctcataatgtattgtataagcttatattatcatgcctaatacggtgtGCCAAACGAGTTCTCAGAGAACGAGTAAAAACTGTTTTAAAACCAATTTTTGAAAACCGTTCATACAAAATgagttgttttctttctttttctattttaaaaaaattgacaatTGTTTTATAGAACACTAATCAAACATGCCCCTACGTTTGAATGTATCAAACCTAGTCTAATAACAAGAAAGCCAGTCACTGCTCATCCTCAATAGAAACCTTATCCTCTGATGCAATTTCAGCAATCTTGATCAAGTATCTCCACCGCAAAAGAGAAGGAGTAACCACAGCATTTAGATAGAAAAATACCATCCAACCTAACTAAACATAAAATTCAAGGAAACCCTGCTGAATTTTAATACACAATAAGAACAGGATTGCTTTGTAATATCATTCTGGTTCTACTTGAAAAATGTAAcaaaaatgtattattttttttgtttccatCTTTCTACTCTGTTCTCCTTGATCAGCATCAGTTACCGAACAGAACCCATATAAGAAATGGGAATGCAGCAGAAGTTGTGTGAAATTAATTGCAACAATTAATTAACTAACGGTCTTCCCTCATTAAAAAATTTTAAACTTTTAAGAGTGATGGGGCTGCATAGCTATGAAATTATGAATCACTCAATGATAGATTGGATAACACCAGCTCCAACAGTCTTCCCTCCTTCCCTAATAGCAAACCTCATTCCTTGCTCACACGCCACCGGGACGATGAGTTCCACCACCATCTTAACCCGGTCACCGGGCATCACCATCTTGGACTCTTCATCCTTATCGTTCATGATGGCAGTGACCTTGCCAGTAACATCAGTGGTTCTCATATAGAACTGAGGCCTGTACCCTGCAAAGAAAGGTGAGTGTCTCCcaccttcttccttcttcagaATATACACAATTGCATCAAACTTAGTGTGAGGTGTGATGGTTCCAGGCTTGGCCAAAACCATCCCTCTCTGAATATCAATCTTCTGAATACCCCTCAGCAACAACCCCACATTGTCCCCAGCCATTGCGTCGTCAAGAATCTTCTGGAACATCTCAACTCCGGTGACGGTGGTGTTCCTGGTTTCTCTTAATCCGACAAGGTCGACGACGTCACCGACTTTGATGGTGCCCCTCTCAATCCTCCCTGTGGCAACGGTCCCACGACCGGTGATGGAGAACACATCCTCAATGGCAAGGAGGAAGGGGAGGTCGGTCTGGCGCTGAGGGATGGGGATGTAGCTATCAACATTGTCCATGAGCTGGTAAATCTTGTCGACCCAATCGTTCTCACCACGCTTGATGGCAGGGTTGGCCATGAGAGCTTCCAGGGCGAGGAGGGCGGAGCCAGAGGTGATGGGGATGTCATCACCGGGAAACTCGTAGGAGGAGAGAAGCTCCCGGACCTCGAGCTCCACGAGCTCAAGGAGCTCCTCGTCGTCAACCTGGTCTTGCTTGTTAAGGAAGACAACCACGTTAGGGACACCAACCTGCAACGAATTCTCATGTTAATGCACTGAGTTTATGTTTACCGGAGCACTACCAATCAGGAGAACATaggaaatttttattttgttttacaaTTTACTTTGGATCCACAAAGTCAGGTCCCTCCATGTTCCGAGAGTTTTATAGCAGCAGCCCTTTTTAAAAAATCCAAAGGTTTTAGAACCATTCAGTTCATTAGAGTTCTTTATAAAAGAAATCATGCCTAAAAGTATGAAACCTTTCATTCTATTATTTAGAGTATAAATaactaaattataaattataaaaatttgtTATAAAAGAGATAATGACAGATTAAGTGTAAAAGTATGAAACCTTCTACTTTTACATGGGTTGCTAGAGAAAATGTCAAATACAAATCGCTATGCGTGAAtaaatttgattggttgatATATTTGTATCACCTTAATTGTTATTTCCCTAAAAAATAGCATTActgtaatttttaattatattttaccagaaatttaactttttttaaatcatgatTAATGTAAAAAAGAATTACTGGATTGACGGACCTGTTTGGCTAGGAGGATGTGTTCTTTGGTTTGGGGCATGGGGCCGTCGGCGCCGGAGACGACGAGGATGGCGCCGTCCATCTGGGCGGCACCAGTGATCATGTTCTTGACATAATCGGCGTGACCAGGGCAGTCGACGTGTGCGTAGTGGCGCGTCTCGGTCTCGTACTCGACGGTGGCGGTGTTGATGGTGATGCCGCGGGCGCGCTCTTCAGGGGCAGCGTCGATCTCGTCGTACTTCTTGGGGGCGCTGTTGCCGAGGGAGGCGAGCGCCATGGTGAGGGCGGCGGTCAGGGTGGTCTTGCCGTGGTCGACGTGGCCGATTGTGCCGATGTTCACGTGGGGCTTCTTCCGCTCGAACTTGCCGCGGGCGGCGCGGACGGTGAAGGAAGAGCGGTTGCGGCGGGCGGAGGAGGAGGGGGTGACGTGGAGGATGGTGGAGGAGTTCAGGAATGAGGAGGAGAGGCGGGTAATTAGCTTGTGGTTGGTGGTGGAAATGGAAGTGGAAAATGCATGTGGAGGTTGGGTTGCTAGTTTTGATGAAACTGCTGCTGttactgaagaagaagaagaagaaattgaaacGGCCATGGCTAATTGAGGAGAGAATTGAAGATGGGAACTTGGTTAATGTTATGTTATTGCGTTGTGTTGCGTGGGTGGAAGAAGGAGGACCTCAAATACATATCAGTTTTCCTATCCTCTTTCTGCCTCACTTTTGTTTTGGTATTTTGGAAGGACACATCCCCTGTGGATATTGGCTTATGGTGACACATTGATTGATACCAGAAAATCAATAACTTTTTACTCACACTTCAATCAAAATTAGGTACATAGTAAGCTTGTTTCAgtcataaaaaataattgtttgTACCTTAGGTTGAAAGTTCAATTCTTGAGATTCGCATTCTTGGGGAGATTTATAACCTTTACCATACTCGGGTCAGAATTGTCCAATGCTTAGAAACTCGAACTAGTCATTGAACTGGTCGAGACCCTGGTTTAAGattcaaaggttcaattgtaaCTGAACTGCTATCGAATcagtaataaataattaattaaattaagataatatgatatattaaaaaaataacattttaaaataactaataTTTTCCATGAAATAATATGATCAACCCAACACTCGCACAAATTGAAATTGTTTTAGGGAGGGGGGGCTCGAGTATGGCGGGGCAATAAGATGCTTTAATAGTTGGTTAGCACAAAAAAGGTCGATTGCTGACCTGGCCATGCAAACTATAAGTGAATTACGGCAAAGGTCCATCACAATTCACACAAAAAGAAGGGAACTATAGCCCTCTCATTTTATGTACACCACTTACCATACCCATCACAAATGTAACGCCCCAACTTTCGGGGGTTACAATATTAACCTTTCCTGAAATAAATATACAACAACTTTCGTAAGTAGTTCGCAAatacagattttttttttcattttcaaagaaTTTCAAAAACAAGTCATGCATACTCTCAATCCCaaccataaataaataaatacatatGCAACCTCGACCAACTCATGTATCTAAAGGTAACAACGGATAACAATAACATATACAACACATCAAAAGAGAAAATTAGATTTGACAAAGAAATCCAATGTGAAATGACTTCATAGATCCGATATACTTACTACGATTCCCACACTAGAGAACCGCGGGAAAGCAATGCATCGAAACCTACCGTGACTCTCAAATACAGATTCGTAAAATC
This is a stretch of genomic DNA from Lotus japonicus ecotype B-129 chromosome 1, LjGifu_v1.2. It encodes these proteins:
- the LOC130734679 gene encoding elongation factor Tu, chloroplastic, which translates into the protein MAVSISSSSSSVTAAVSSKLATQPPHAFSTSISTTNHKLITRLSSSFLNSSTILHVTPSSSARRNRSSFTVRAARGKFERKKPHVNIGTIGHVDHGKTTLTAALTMALASLGNSAPKKYDEIDAAPEERARGITINTATVEYETETRHYAHVDCPGHADYVKNMITGAAQMDGAILVVSGADGPMPQTKEHILLAKQVGVPNVVVFLNKQDQVDDEELLELVELEVRELLSSYEFPGDDIPITSGSALLALEALMANPAIKRGENDWVDKIYQLMDNVDSYIPIPQRQTDLPFLLAIEDVFSITGRGTVATGRIERGTIKVGDVVDLVGLRETRNTTVTGVEMFQKILDDAMAGDNVGLLLRGIQKIDIQRGMVLAKPGTITPHTKFDAIVYILKKEEGGRHSPFFAGYRPQFYMRTTDVTGKVTAIMNDKDEESKMVMPGDRVKMVVELIVPVACEQGMRFAIREGGKTVGAGVIQSIIE